Proteins from one Hydrogenivirga caldilitoris genomic window:
- a CDS encoding outer membrane beta-barrel protein, whose amino-acid sequence MKKKLLLTAILAFTGSSIAQEKTLSLKLSQPLELYGGLTGGYFFTTNEGGKDSQDAFKLTNALIGLKSSEGIVGFDLAVGSFLAPSVWDGGVNNSMVSYTQGEPTYDEAGILWGYATLSPIDKLSLKLGYIPTNIGAEVINTYANKSITLGAVWFAQPVIYPGVRVSYEVFKDIKLYAEYNHDSVSPRREAFAFGSLGSISGISYALSYYDYTGFKNLIDLVLGYSIGDIELGLNADYQWLDSSAKTPGQDDSAYGLAVYITPKLGILSIPVRLEYFNEGTSGIYWGGADKGYTVTVTPTFKPSENTFIRGEVAYISTDNKVFKNGTEDNKTTLAVELGFTF is encoded by the coding sequence AGCTCCATTGCCCAGGAGAAGACCTTGAGTCTCAAGCTTTCACAGCCCCTTGAACTTTACGGAGGATTGACTGGAGGCTACTTCTTTACAACGAACGAAGGAGGCAAAGACTCCCAGGACGCCTTCAAGCTTACAAACGCCCTTATAGGGCTTAAAAGTTCCGAGGGTATTGTAGGTTTTGACCTTGCCGTTGGAAGTTTCCTGGCACCCTCCGTATGGGACGGGGGAGTGAACAACAGCATGGTCTCCTACACGCAGGGTGAACCTACATACGATGAAGCTGGAATACTCTGGGGTTACGCAACACTTTCGCCTATTGATAAGCTCTCCCTTAAACTGGGATACATACCCACGAACATAGGGGCTGAGGTTATAAACACCTACGCTAACAAAAGCATAACCCTCGGTGCGGTGTGGTTCGCTCAACCCGTCATTTATCCAGGTGTGAGGGTTAGTTATGAGGTTTTTAAAGATATCAAGCTCTACGCCGAGTATAACCACGATTCTGTAAGCCCGAGGAGGGAAGCCTTCGCCTTTGGCTCCCTCGGTTCTATATCAGGTATAAGCTACGCTCTAAGCTACTATGACTATACAGGTTTCAAAAACCTCATAGACCTTGTTCTGGGATACTCCATAGGGGATATAGAGCTTGGGCTGAATGCGGACTACCAGTGGCTTGACAGCTCTGCTAAGACTCCGGGGCAAGATGACAGCGCTTACGGACTTGCCGTTTATATAACGCCAAAGCTTGGGATTCTATCTATTCCTGTAAGACTGGAGTACTTTAACGAGGGAACGAGTGGTATATACTGGGGTGGTGCGGACAAGGGCTACACCGTGACCGTAACCCCAACCTTCAAGCCTTCCGAAAACACTTTTATCAGAGGGGAAGTAGCCTACATCTCAACGGACAACAAGGTCTTTAAAAACGGAACTGAAGATAACAAAACTACCCTTGCTGTAGAGCTTGGCTTTACTTTTTGA